Proteins from a single region of Butyrivibrio fibrisolvens:
- a CDS encoding glycoside hydrolase family 3 C-terminal domain-containing protein yields MKNTDIVSMMTLEEKAAFLSGKGEWQTRDYKRLGIPSVFCSDGPHGIRKQAGAGDHLGLNESLPATCFPTAATIASSWDEELGRRIGDALGQEAMAQGVNVLLGPGLNIKRSPLCGRNFEYFSEDPYLAGKMAASYTRGIQANGVYSCPKHFAVNSQEMRRMAMNSVIDERTLREIYLTGFEIAVKEAHAKSIMTSYNEVNGTYANENEHLLKDILRDEWGFDGIVITDWGASNDHALGVKAGSDLEMPNPGLDSARELIEAVNSGKITESEIDLRVDNLLTAVMELSKNAKDHKESFDTEDHHALARKASCESAILLKNENQILPLKPKTKVAIIGDFAFDPRYQGAGSSLVKPTKCEKITEIASSYDLQIVGSSRGYLRNGEEDATMKKEAVDLAATADVVLYFFGLNEISESEGLDREHMRIPQNQISLLQELGQANPNLIGIISAGSAIEMPWHHYFKALLHMHLNGQAGAGASMDILTGKTNPSGRLAETIPRRLEDTPCFRYYPSPERTSEYREGLFVGYRYYDTANIPVLYPFGFGLSYTSFTYSDLRVSDKGIMVTVSNSGNMDGAEVVQLYVGLKNANVYRPDKELKGFKKVSIPAGQSVQVQIDFDDKTFRYWNVKTGKWEVEEGDYDIMIGKNVNDIVLTGSLHVKGTTTEYPYEKSEMEHYYSGSIQQVPDKEFETLLGYSIPIGKWSGELGPNDAICQLYYSKSGLARFAYKKLTKMKKKAEDAGKPDLNILFIYNMPFRAMAKMTGGAVSREMVSGIVKIVNGHFWTGLGRVIKGYFKNSSANKKYEKKISG; encoded by the coding sequence ATGAAAAATACTGATATCGTAAGCATGATGACTCTTGAAGAAAAAGCCGCCTTTTTGAGCGGAAAAGGCGAATGGCAGACAAGAGATTATAAAAGGCTTGGCATTCCTTCTGTTTTCTGTTCTGATGGCCCTCATGGCATAAGAAAACAGGCCGGCGCCGGAGATCATCTTGGTCTTAATGAATCCCTTCCTGCAACCTGCTTCCCAACAGCTGCGACTATAGCAAGTAGCTGGGATGAAGAGCTTGGAAGGAGAATTGGTGATGCCCTTGGTCAGGAAGCTATGGCGCAGGGCGTTAACGTGCTTCTTGGACCTGGTCTTAATATCAAAAGGAGTCCCCTTTGCGGGCGTAATTTTGAGTATTTCTCTGAAGATCCTTATCTTGCAGGCAAGATGGCTGCATCCTATACAAGAGGAATTCAGGCAAATGGCGTATATTCATGTCCAAAACACTTTGCTGTAAACAGCCAGGAAATGAGACGTATGGCTATGAACAGCGTTATTGATGAAAGAACCCTTAGGGAAATTTATCTGACAGGGTTTGAGATTGCTGTAAAAGAAGCTCATGCAAAGTCTATTATGACCAGCTATAACGAGGTCAACGGAACATATGCAAACGAAAATGAGCATCTGCTAAAAGATATACTTCGAGATGAATGGGGCTTTGATGGTATCGTCATAACTGACTGGGGAGCTTCTAATGATCATGCTCTGGGTGTTAAGGCAGGATCTGATCTTGAGATGCCTAATCCTGGTCTTGATTCTGCAAGAGAGCTTATTGAAGCAGTTAACTCAGGAAAGATCACAGAATCTGAAATAGATCTTAGAGTTGATAACCTGCTCACAGCTGTAATGGAACTTAGCAAAAATGCTAAAGATCACAAGGAGTCTTTTGACACCGAGGATCATCACGCCCTTGCAAGAAAGGCTTCCTGTGAAAGTGCGATCCTTTTAAAGAATGAAAATCAGATTCTTCCACTTAAACCAAAGACCAAAGTTGCCATCATAGGCGATTTTGCCTTTGATCCGCGCTATCAGGGCGCAGGCTCTTCCCTTGTAAAACCGACAAAATGTGAAAAGATCACAGAGATAGCTTCTTCTTACGACCTGCAGATTGTGGGATCTTCCAGAGGATACCTCCGTAATGGTGAAGAAGATGCAACTATGAAAAAAGAAGCTGTAGATCTGGCAGCTACAGCAGATGTTGTTCTGTATTTCTTCGGCCTCAATGAGATCAGCGAATCTGAGGGCCTTGACAGAGAGCATATGCGAATTCCTCAGAATCAGATATCTCTTTTGCAGGAGCTTGGACAGGCTAATCCTAATCTTATTGGTATCATCAGTGCAGGTTCTGCTATTGAGATGCCATGGCATCACTATTTCAAGGCTCTTTTACATATGCATTTGAATGGCCAGGCAGGTGCCGGGGCTTCCATGGATATTTTAACAGGTAAGACAAATCCGTCTGGACGCCTTGCAGAGACTATCCCGAGAAGGCTTGAGGATACGCCTTGCTTTAGATATTATCCAAGCCCTGAGCGTACTTCTGAGTATAGAGAAGGTTTATTTGTAGGCTATAGGTATTATGACACTGCGAACATTCCTGTGCTTTATCCGTTTGGCTTTGGCCTTTCATATACTTCTTTTACCTATTCAGATCTGAGAGTAAGTGATAAGGGCATAATGGTAACTGTCTCAAATTCAGGCAATATGGACGGAGCTGAGGTCGTTCAGCTGTATGTCGGGCTTAAAAATGCCAATGTATACAGACCTGACAAAGAATTAAAGGGATTTAAGAAAGTAAGTATTCCTGCAGGACAAAGCGTGCAGGTACAGATTGATTTTGATGACAAGACCTTCAGATACTGGAATGTTAAGACCGGTAAATGGGAGGTTGAAGAGGGCGACTACGATATCATGATCGGTAAGAACGTCAATGATATCGTGCTGACAGGCAGCCTCCATGTTAAGGGTACTACAACTGAATATCCTTATGAAAAGAGCGAAATGGAGCACTACTACAGCGGAAGTATTCAGCAGGTTCCTGATAAGGAGTTTGAGACGCTTCTTGGATATTCTATTCCTATTGGTAAATGGAGCGGCGAGCTTGGGCCTAATGATGCGATATGCCAGCTTTATTATTCAAAGAGCGGTCTTGCAAGATTTGCTTATAAGAAGCTTACAAAGATGAAAAAGAAGGCTGAAGATGCAGGTAAGCCGGATCTTAATATTCTTTTCATATACAATATGCCATTCAGAGCCATGGCTAAGATGACAGGTGGCGCTGTCAGCAGGGAGATGGTAAGCGGCATTGTGAAGATCGTGAACGGACATTTCTGGACAGGTCTTGGAAGAGTTATAAAAGGATATTTCAAGAATAGCAGTGCTAATAAGAAATACGAAAAGAAGATAAGCGGGTAA